In Thermococcus stetteri, the following proteins share a genomic window:
- a CDS encoding ABC transporter permease, which produces MQEEYKKGILDRLADKFVDLLGSFISLFKKDWKKKNRSKMEEWRLMLYALNRSPPGLIGLALVLMFVFLGIFGPLLAPWNYRFFPSLYNPDTYLAPPGSTFTLNVTELKDGQFINYMTQIHYTLGADHYGRDLVSLILYGARVSFVISIIVIVLGVPLGIILGLIAGYYGGKVDELIMRITDMFLAFPALILAIAFSAVLPQRLQQLISSHVILEKLTLWLFALKPEDAGNLGKLLAVIFAMIIVWWPGYARITRGSTLTEKENLYVEAARAIGLSSRTIMFRHILPNIIGPILVYVTLDFGGVVLMEAGLSFLGLGATPPIADWGRIVYDGSQYFPEKWWLVTFSGFMIMLVALGWNLLGDTLRDILDPKTRRSIEFKVKKAKQMEEGENNA; this is translated from the coding sequence ATGCAGGAGGAGTACAAGAAGGGCATCCTCGACAGGCTCGCCGATAAATTTGTTGATCTCCTCGGCTCGTTCATATCACTCTTCAAAAAGGACTGGAAGAAAAAGAACCGCTCCAAGATGGAAGAATGGCGTCTCATGCTCTACGCCCTCAACCGCTCGCCACCGGGCCTCATAGGTCTTGCCCTCGTCCTCATGTTCGTCTTCCTCGGAATATTCGGCCCGTTGCTGGCCCCCTGGAACTACAGGTTCTTCCCATCACTGTACAACCCAGATACATACCTCGCTCCACCGGGCTCAACTTTCACACTCAACGTTACCGAGCTTAAGGACGGCCAGTTCATCAACTACATGACCCAGATCCACTATACCCTCGGTGCCGACCACTACGGCAGAGACCTCGTCAGCCTTATCCTCTACGGTGCAAGGGTCTCCTTTGTAATCTCAATAATAGTCATAGTCCTTGGAGTTCCACTCGGCATAATACTAGGACTCATAGCTGGCTACTACGGCGGCAAGGTTGACGAGCTGATAATGCGTATAACAGATATGTTCCTTGCCTTCCCCGCGCTGATACTGGCAATAGCCTTCTCGGCGGTGCTCCCACAGAGGCTTCAGCAACTAATATCTTCTCACGTGATCTTGGAAAAGCTCACCCTCTGGCTCTTCGCACTAAAACCTGAGGACGCCGGCAACCTCGGAAAGCTCTTGGCTGTCATATTCGCAATGATCATAGTCTGGTGGCCTGGCTACGCAAGGATAACGAGGGGTTCAACGCTCACCGAGAAGGAAAACCTCTACGTCGAGGCGGCGAGGGCAATAGGCCTAAGCTCAAGGACGATAATGTTCAGGCACATTCTCCCAAACATCATAGGCCCGATACTCGTCTACGTTACCCTGGACTTCGGTGGAGTCGTTCTGATGGAGGCAGGTTTAAGCTTCCTCGGACTGGGTGCGACGCCGCCGATAGCGGACTGGGGTAGGATAGTCTACGACGGCTCCCAGTACTTCCCGGAGAAGTGGTGGCTGGTTACGTTCTCGGGCTTCATGATCATGCTTGTTGCACTCGGCTGGAACCTGCTTGGAGATACGCTCAGGGACATCCTTGACCCGAAGACGAGGAGGAGCATCGAGTTCAAGGTGAAGAAGGCCAAGCAGATGGAGGAGGGTGAGAACAATGCCTGA
- a CDS encoding ABC transporter ATP-binding protein gives MPEPILEVRDLTVHFYTYAGIVKAIEKVSFDVYKGETFALVGETGCGKSVTSRALTQLIESPGRIVGGKVIYHREDGSTVDLLKLSEEEIREIRGKEIAYIFQDPHASLDPLYTVGYQIAEAMVVHKTVKDWKEGFKRAVDILRQVLIPDPENRVKNYPHELSGGMKQRVVIGIGLSNYPRILIADEPTTALDVTVQAQILDLMNQLKEKYNTTLILITHNMGVVAEMADRVAVMYAGKIVEVGSVDQIFKNPLHPYTKGLLKAVPNPLGKIEKLEAIPGTVPNLITPPSGCRFHSRCPFVMDRCKKEEPPLIEVEKDHYVACWLYAKA, from the coding sequence ATGCCTGAACCGATCCTCGAGGTTAGGGACCTCACAGTTCACTTCTACACTTACGCAGGAATCGTCAAGGCCATCGAGAAGGTCTCCTTCGACGTTTACAAGGGTGAGACGTTCGCCCTGGTTGGAGAAACCGGCTGTGGAAAGAGCGTAACCTCAAGGGCCCTCACCCAGCTCATCGAAAGCCCCGGAAGGATCGTTGGGGGAAAGGTCATCTACCACCGCGAGGACGGATCAACGGTTGACCTCCTGAAGCTCAGCGAGGAGGAGATAAGGGAGATAAGGGGCAAGGAGATAGCCTACATCTTCCAAGACCCGCACGCTTCCCTCGACCCGCTCTACACTGTCGGCTACCAGATAGCAGAGGCCATGGTCGTCCACAAGACAGTCAAGGACTGGAAGGAGGGCTTTAAGAGGGCCGTTGACATTCTCCGCCAGGTCCTCATCCCTGACCCGGAGAACAGGGTCAAGAACTACCCCCACGAGCTCTCGGGCGGTATGAAACAGCGTGTGGTCATTGGAATAGGCCTCTCCAACTACCCGAGGATACTCATAGCGGACGAGCCGACGACGGCCCTCGACGTTACGGTTCAGGCTCAGATACTCGACCTCATGAACCAGCTCAAGGAGAAGTACAACACTACCCTCATCCTGATCACCCACAACATGGGTGTCGTCGCTGAGATGGCCGACAGGGTTGCGGTCATGTACGCCGGAAAGATAGTCGAAGTAGGCTCGGTTGACCAGATCTTCAAGAACCCGCTCCACCCGTACACGAAGGGCCTTCTGAAAGCCGTTCCGAACCCGCTCGGAAAGATAGAGAAGCTTGAAGCGATTCCAGGAACGGTTCCAAACCTGATAACACCGCCCAGTGGCTGTCGCTTCCACTCGAGGTGCCCCTTCGTCATGGACAGATGCAAAAAGGAAGAACCTCCGCTCATTGAAGTCGAGAAAGATCACTACGTTGCCTGCTGGCTCTACGCCAAGGCCTAA
- a CDS encoding ATP-dependent DNA helicase, whose product MKVDELPVDERIKRVIKKRGIEELYPPQAEALKSGVLEGKNLVLAIPTASGKTLVSEIVMVNKLLSEGGKAVYLVPLKALAEEKYREFKEWEVLGLRVAATTGDYDSTDEWLGRYDIIVATAEKFDSLLRHGASWIKDVKLVVADEVHLIGSYDRGATLEMILTHMLGKAQILALSATVGNAEELAEWLDASLVVSDWRPVELRKGIFHLGQLFWEDGKIDRYPENWESLAVDAVKRGKQALVFVNTRRSAEKEAVSLSSKIGRLLTKPEKRALEELIASIEDNPTNEKLKRALKGGVAFHHAGLSRAERTLIEDAFRNGLIKVITATPTLSAGVNLPSFRVIIRDTKRYANFGWIDIPVLEIQQMMGRAGRPKYDKVGEAIIVARTEDPKKLIDKYIHGKPEKLFSMLANEQAFRSQVLALITNFGVEDFRELVNFLARTFYAHQRGDTSSLEYKAKDIVYFLIENEFIDMDVENRFIALPFGRRTSQLYIDPLTAKKFRDAFPAIERNPNPFGIFQLLASTPDMATLAARRREMEDYLDLAYEMEEHLYSNIPYYEDSRFQGFLGQVKTAKVLLDWINEVPEARIYETYNIEPGDLYRILELADWLLYSLIEIYKLFEPKEDVLNYLRDLHLRLRHGVREELLELVRLPNIGRKRARALYNAGFRSVEDIVRAKPKDLLQVEGIGLKILEGIYRHLGVEYTVPKADKQKKKKNSLYDFLK is encoded by the coding sequence ATGAAGGTTGATGAGCTTCCCGTTGACGAGAGAATAAAGCGCGTTATCAAGAAGAGGGGTATTGAAGAGCTTTACCCACCCCAGGCAGAGGCGCTGAAGAGCGGCGTTCTTGAGGGGAAGAACCTCGTGTTAGCTATTCCAACTGCGAGCGGAAAGACCCTTGTGAGCGAGATCGTGATGGTTAACAAGCTTCTGAGCGAAGGCGGAAAGGCCGTCTACCTCGTTCCGCTCAAGGCCCTCGCCGAGGAGAAATACAGAGAGTTCAAGGAGTGGGAAGTCCTCGGCCTTAGAGTGGCGGCGACGACCGGAGACTATGATTCAACCGATGAATGGCTCGGAAGGTACGACATAATAGTGGCCACAGCCGAGAAGTTCGACTCCCTCCTGAGGCACGGGGCGAGCTGGATCAAGGACGTTAAGCTTGTCGTTGCTGATGAAGTTCACCTCATAGGCTCCTACGACAGGGGCGCGACGCTTGAGATGATACTCACCCACATGCTCGGGAAGGCCCAGATTTTGGCCTTAAGTGCTACCGTCGGGAATGCCGAAGAGCTCGCGGAGTGGCTGGACGCTTCTCTCGTTGTGAGCGACTGGCGCCCGGTGGAGCTGAGGAAGGGTATCTTCCACCTCGGCCAGCTCTTCTGGGAAGACGGTAAAATCGACCGCTACCCAGAGAACTGGGAGAGCCTTGCAGTTGACGCGGTTAAGAGGGGGAAGCAGGCCTTAGTTTTCGTCAACACGCGAAGGTCGGCCGAAAAGGAAGCGGTAAGTCTGTCGTCAAAGATAGGCAGGCTCCTAACAAAACCCGAGAAGAGGGCGCTTGAAGAGCTAATTGCATCCATAGAGGACAACCCAACCAATGAAAAGCTCAAGAGGGCGCTGAAAGGGGGAGTTGCCTTCCATCATGCTGGCCTGAGCAGGGCGGAGAGGACGCTGATAGAGGACGCCTTCAGAAACGGCTTGATAAAGGTGATAACGGCGACTCCGACACTTTCGGCCGGTGTGAATTTACCATCATTCAGAGTAATAATCCGCGACACCAAGAGATACGCCAACTTCGGCTGGATCGACATTCCCGTCCTGGAGATACAGCAGATGATGGGCCGTGCTGGAAGGCCGAAGTACGACAAAGTGGGTGAAGCCATCATCGTCGCGAGAACCGAAGACCCCAAGAAGCTGATCGACAAATACATCCACGGGAAGCCGGAGAAGCTGTTCTCGATGCTGGCCAACGAACAGGCCTTCAGGAGCCAGGTTCTGGCGCTGATAACCAACTTCGGTGTCGAGGACTTCAGAGAGCTTGTGAACTTCCTCGCGAGAACCTTCTACGCCCACCAGAGGGGCGACACTTCATCGCTCGAGTACAAGGCCAAGGACATCGTCTACTTCCTCATCGAGAACGAGTTCATAGACATGGACGTGGAGAACCGCTTCATAGCCCTTCCCTTCGGAAGGAGAACTTCCCAGCTGTACATCGACCCGCTGACGGCTAAGAAGTTCCGGGATGCCTTCCCGGCCATCGAGAGGAACCCCAACCCCTTCGGAATCTTCCAGCTCCTCGCCTCGACCCCGGATATGGCCACTCTGGCGGCCAGACGGAGGGAGATGGAGGATTACCTCGACCTGGCCTACGAAATGGAGGAGCATCTTTACTCGAATATCCCCTACTACGAGGATTCCCGCTTCCAGGGCTTTCTGGGCCAAGTGAAGACTGCCAAAGTCCTCCTCGACTGGATAAACGAGGTTCCCGAGGCGAGAATCTACGAGACCTACAACATAGAACCCGGGGACCTCTACAGGATTCTCGAGCTCGCCGACTGGCTCCTCTATTCTCTCATCGAGATCTACAAGCTCTTCGAGCCAAAGGAAGACGTCCTCAACTACCTCCGCGACCTCCACCTCCGTCTGAGGCACGGCGTAAGGGAGGAGCTCCTCGAGCTGGTAAGGCTCCCGAACATAGGAAGGAAAAGGGCGAGGGCGCTCTACAACGCAGGCTTCAGGAGCGTTGAGGACATAGTGAGGGCCAAGCCGAAGGACCTCCTCCAGGTCGAGGGCATCGGCCTGAAGATCCTTGAGGGAATCTACAGGCACCTCGGCGTCGAGTACACGGTTCCCAAGGCGGACAAGCAAAAGAAGAAAAAGAACAGCCTATACGACTTCCTCAAATAG
- a CDS encoding dephospho-CoA kinase, with amino-acid sequence MIIIVTGMPGSGKSKIVKEFEKRGFPSVSLGDIVREETVKRGLELTKENVAKVSIRLRQELGQNAVAKLAVEKIKALLKGSKVVVIDGVRSLDEVGTFRGAFPEERIVIIAVHTPPKQRFERLKARGRHDDPQSWEDFEERDWKELRFGIGGVIAMADYMIVNDGSKEDYESAVKRLVDGILSQL; translated from the coding sequence ATGATAATCATCGTCACGGGAATGCCAGGTTCCGGGAAGAGCAAGATCGTGAAGGAGTTTGAAAAGAGGGGTTTTCCGAGCGTTTCTCTGGGAGATATCGTCAGGGAGGAAACGGTGAAGCGCGGCCTTGAACTTACCAAGGAGAACGTCGCGAAGGTCAGCATACGACTGAGGCAGGAACTCGGACAGAACGCGGTTGCAAAGCTCGCAGTTGAGAAGATAAAAGCTCTTTTGAAGGGTTCAAAAGTCGTTGTGATAGACGGCGTCCGCTCCCTCGATGAGGTGGGAACCTTTAGGGGGGCCTTTCCAGAGGAGAGGATAGTTATCATAGCGGTCCACACGCCACCAAAACAGCGCTTCGAGCGGCTGAAGGCGAGGGGAAGGCACGATGACCCCCAAAGCTGGGAAGACTTCGAAGAGAGGGACTGGAAGGAGCTCCGCTTCGGTATCGGCGGTGTCATAGCGATGGCCGACTACATGATAGTGAACGATGGTTCGAAGGAAGACTACGAGAGCGCCGTTAAGAGGCTCGTTGACGGCATCCTTTCCCAGCTTTGA
- a CDS encoding RNA-binding domain-containing protein, with translation MSELFDEVEVEAYVYPTEDIEKVKKAMLNLIPDLEFEAFDRGDYIILTGKTKSRKALSRLYELFRGQAILDTARSFLEEGYFGEEIIIKVNKQAAYAGVVNFNEESPLGPITIIIRTKDPQRLMKWLAPRTKDGVPIE, from the coding sequence ATGAGCGAACTGTTTGATGAGGTCGAGGTCGAGGCCTACGTTTACCCCACTGAGGACATCGAGAAGGTAAAAAAGGCGATGCTCAACCTTATTCCTGATTTGGAGTTCGAGGCATTCGATAGGGGAGACTACATAATCCTGACAGGGAAAACCAAGAGCAGAAAAGCCCTGAGCAGGCTTTATGAGCTCTTCAGGGGTCAGGCGATACTCGACACGGCCAGGAGCTTCCTTGAGGAGGGCTACTTCGGCGAGGAGATTATCATCAAGGTGAACAAGCAGGCTGCCTATGCAGGCGTCGTTAACTTCAACGAGGAGAGCCCTCTCGGCCCGATAACGATAATCATAAGGACGAAAGACCCGCAGAGGCTCATGAAGTGGCTGGCTCCGAGGACGAAGGACGGCGTGCCGATAGAGTGA
- a CDS encoding ABC transporter permease translates to MSDFWVLARKEIMNLIKDKKLLFGLIIVPLVLYPALGKMIQVGLKQAQEETHVAIVNFDEGKYGELLIKALNVTPNVTVTVISASSPEQALEKASAMRQNVLVVIPHNFSTAIETNQRAEVEIYGIFNTVGTGLKESVSEARIKVVLDVLSEELAKIKIKSAGFENPDAVLHPINAVSRSVIRGRVVDVSPSIVSSVLASQSTSLPLIVFLMVTITAQMSAGAVAAEKENKTLETLLTLPVKRTTIVASKITGTAVMGLIAALAYMVGLRSYLGTFQTEAGISLKDLGLSITPEGMALFSVVVFLTIVFALALAMLLAVYAEDVQSANTVVSSVILPLAFPAFLLMFVDLSQLPAFARYGLLAIPFTHPIAAYRYAITGEYVPTLFSIAYLAAVALVTLYMTAKVFSSEKVLTAKISWGKKRK, encoded by the coding sequence ATGAGCGACTTCTGGGTGCTAGCTAGGAAGGAGATAATGAACCTCATAAAGGACAAAAAGCTGCTTTTTGGCCTCATCATAGTCCCGCTCGTCCTTTACCCTGCCCTCGGGAAGATGATACAGGTTGGACTAAAGCAGGCACAGGAGGAGACTCACGTTGCCATAGTCAACTTCGACGAAGGGAAATACGGCGAGCTTTTGATAAAGGCCCTCAACGTTACTCCAAACGTGACGGTTACCGTCATAAGCGCGTCTTCGCCCGAACAGGCCCTTGAAAAAGCCTCTGCCATGAGACAAAACGTCCTTGTCGTTATTCCACACAACTTCAGCACGGCGATAGAAACCAACCAGAGGGCGGAGGTGGAGATATATGGCATATTCAACACCGTTGGAACCGGACTCAAGGAGAGCGTAAGTGAGGCAAGGATAAAGGTGGTACTCGACGTGCTCTCGGAGGAGCTAGCTAAAATAAAAATAAAGAGCGCGGGCTTTGAGAACCCTGATGCCGTGTTGCACCCGATCAACGCCGTCAGCAGGTCAGTCATCCGCGGCAGGGTAGTCGACGTTTCGCCCTCGATAGTCTCATCGGTCCTCGCCTCTCAATCCACGAGCCTGCCGTTGATAGTGTTCCTTATGGTGACCATAACCGCCCAGATGTCCGCTGGAGCAGTGGCGGCTGAGAAGGAGAACAAGACGTTAGAAACCTTGCTGACCCTTCCGGTGAAGAGGACGACGATAGTGGCGTCGAAAATAACTGGAACCGCCGTTATGGGCCTCATCGCGGCTTTAGCTTACATGGTCGGTTTGAGGAGCTACCTCGGCACCTTCCAGACGGAGGCAGGAATAAGCCTCAAAGACCTGGGACTCAGCATAACGCCAGAGGGAATGGCCCTGTTCTCGGTAGTGGTCTTCCTGACGATAGTCTTCGCCCTGGCGCTGGCGATGCTCCTTGCTGTATACGCTGAAGACGTTCAGAGCGCCAATACCGTTGTAAGCTCCGTAATCCTTCCGCTGGCCTTCCCGGCCTTCCTCCTGATGTTCGTTGACCTATCCCAGCTCCCGGCCTTTGCGCGCTACGGCCTGCTGGCGATCCCGTTCACTCACCCGATAGCAGCCTACAGGTACGCCATAACCGGTGAATACGTTCCAACTCTCTTCAGCATCGCCTACCTAGCGGCAGTGGCCCTCGTAACGCTCTACATGACGGCGAAGGTGTTCTCAAGCGAAAAGGTTCTGACGGCGAAGATAAGCTGGGGGAAGAAGAGGAAGTGA
- a CDS encoding ABC transporter ATP-binding protein — translation MKAVLVEGLEKDYGKVKALKGISFEIKEGEIFGLIGPNGAGKSTTLKILATLLRPTGGKAEVFGHDVVEEAEEVRRIISYLPEEAGAYKNLTGFEYLRFMARLYAKDEKKAEEMVELGVQIAGLGDRLRDKVSTYSKGMTRKLLLARALMVMPKLAILDEPASGLDIINAYTIRKTIKRFAREEGVTFLVSSHNMLEVEFLCDRVALINEGRIVESGTPVELKEKYDAENLEEVFMRAVGVEIPEPVGGEGS, via the coding sequence ATGAAAGCAGTTCTCGTTGAGGGCCTTGAGAAGGACTACGGAAAGGTCAAGGCCCTGAAGGGGATAAGCTTCGAGATCAAGGAAGGGGAGATCTTCGGCCTCATCGGCCCGAACGGTGCCGGAAAGAGCACCACGCTCAAGATACTCGCGACACTGCTCAGGCCAACCGGCGGAAAAGCAGAGGTCTTCGGCCACGACGTCGTTGAGGAGGCAGAGGAAGTGAGGAGAATAATCAGCTACCTGCCTGAGGAGGCGGGAGCCTACAAGAACCTCACTGGGTTTGAGTACCTCCGCTTCATGGCGAGGCTCTACGCGAAGGACGAGAAAAAGGCAGAGGAGATGGTCGAGCTTGGAGTCCAGATAGCAGGTCTCGGAGACAGGCTCAGGGACAAGGTCTCGACGTATTCCAAGGGTATGACGAGAAAGCTCCTCCTCGCGAGGGCGCTCATGGTGATGCCGAAATTAGCTATCCTCGACGAGCCGGCGAGCGGTCTGGACATAATTAACGCATACACGATAAGGAAGACGATAAAACGCTTCGCGAGGGAGGAAGGCGTTACCTTTCTAGTTTCGAGCCACAACATGCTCGAGGTGGAGTTCCTCTGCGACAGGGTGGCGCTGATAAACGAGGGGAGGATCGTTGAGTCCGGAACACCGGTTGAGCTGAAGGAGAAGTACGACGCCGAGAACCTCGAGGAGGTCTTCATGAGGGCAGTTGGCGTTGAGATTCCAGAGCCAGTTGGGGGTGAAGGTTCATGA
- a CDS encoding helix-turn-helix transcriptional regulator produces MKNRLRELREERGLTQEELARVLGVTRQTIIAIEKGKYDPSLRLAFRIARFFGLKIEDVFIYEEDENGDK; encoded by the coding sequence GTGAAGAACCGCCTCCGCGAGCTGAGGGAAGAGAGGGGCCTAACTCAGGAGGAGCTCGCAAGGGTCCTCGGCGTTACGAGGCAGACGATAATAGCGATAGAGAAGGGCAAGTACGACCCCTCCCTCAGGCTTGCTTTCCGGATAGCAAGGTTTTTTGGGCTTAAGATTGAAGACGTATTCATTTACGAGGAGGATGAAAATGGAGATAAATGA
- a CDS encoding DUF2178 domain-containing protein, with protein sequence MNEALKSILIWVGIVLGSAVILLSLPKRSRGSEHKKASIPALLVVLTMGYFLGWAVSERNLAAAFSVFIVGALILNIYYKRLEKSGYVLRDERTLRIEEAASRRALQVTMLLLAVLMVYLSVEKGANPELSMAFKVVSGLLVFVFVLHWTLLQYYSRVM encoded by the coding sequence ATGAACGAGGCTCTTAAGAGCATCTTGATCTGGGTTGGGATTGTCTTGGGCTCTGCCGTTATCCTCCTGAGCCTCCCAAAGCGATCAAGAGGTAGTGAACACAAAAAGGCCTCCATTCCAGCTCTCCTCGTAGTCCTCACCATGGGCTACTTCCTTGGCTGGGCAGTGAGCGAAAGGAACCTCGCGGCGGCCTTTTCTGTCTTCATAGTGGGTGCTCTTATCCTCAACATCTACTACAAGAGACTGGAAAAAAGCGGTTACGTCCTGAGAGATGAAAGGACGCTGAGAATAGAGGAAGCCGCTTCGAGAAGAGCGCTCCAGGTTACAATGCTCCTCCTGGCTGTTCTGATGGTTTACCTCTCCGTGGAGAAGGGGGCAAACCCCGAGCTTAGCATGGCATTCAAGGTAGTTTCCGGCCTCCTTGTATTCGTCTTTGTGCTCCACTGGACACTGCTCCAATACTACTCGAGGGTGATGTGA
- a CDS encoding BlaI/MecI/CopY family transcriptional regulator codes for MEPHEFKLTEEGIKAVLPPMEAEIMELMWRFRVATAGQIYEELKKKYPEIRRSTVSILMNRLCEKGLLKRTVERGRGGMRYVYSITTTREEFEQKVVKSILDALMNNFREATYAYLSKMKK; via the coding sequence ATGGAACCTCACGAATTCAAGCTCACCGAGGAGGGTATAAAGGCTGTTCTTCCGCCTATGGAAGCCGAGATAATGGAGCTCATGTGGCGCTTTAGGGTCGCGACCGCCGGACAAATCTACGAGGAGCTGAAGAAGAAATACCCCGAGATAAGGAGGTCAACGGTCAGCATCTTGATGAACAGGCTCTGCGAGAAGGGACTTCTAAAGAGGACGGTGGAGCGCGGAAGAGGCGGAATGAGGTACGTGTACTCGATAACAACAACTAGGGAGGAGTTTGAACAGAAGGTCGTCAAGAGCATACTGGACGCCCTGATGAACAACTTTAGGGAGGCGACATATGCCTACCTCTCAAAGATGAAAAAGTGA
- a CDS encoding M48 family metallopeptidase: protein MIPLIIALEILLLYLSLEPVGILAMVPPVLILVGMHLMANRGRTNNQLIPLDEKEMKWLHEGIAEMSKKAGTKIPEVYIQDDYIPNAYSFGRNIVLSLGLFEVLDKDEILAVAAHELGHIKNGDTKLFPLVTYGRYLMLITTLLLVVGGNLLVKITAPLLYVSYEVSRVNFMKRREFMADDTALRLLPTPMSLKRALEELKYYEDLRTDVKISALPSIEPSIERDQGSKWSSFVETHPSYEERIVRITMYITNLNKRLQ, encoded by the coding sequence ATGATACCTCTGATAATAGCCCTCGAGATTCTGTTGCTGTACCTATCCTTAGAACCAGTGGGAATCCTAGCCATGGTTCCTCCCGTGCTCATTCTCGTAGGTATGCACCTAATGGCGAACAGAGGTAGGACAAACAACCAGCTCATCCCGCTAGATGAGAAAGAGATGAAGTGGCTCCACGAGGGGATAGCAGAGATGTCAAAAAAAGCGGGGACAAAGATTCCAGAAGTGTATATTCAGGACGACTACATACCAAACGCCTACTCCTTCGGCAGGAATATAGTCCTTTCGCTAGGACTATTCGAGGTTCTAGACAAGGATGAAATCTTAGCCGTGGCCGCCCACGAGCTTGGCCACATAAAAAACGGAGACACAAAGCTGTTCCCGTTAGTAACGTACGGGCGGTATCTAATGCTCATAACTACCCTCCTGCTGGTGGTCGGTGGCAACCTTCTCGTCAAAATAACTGCCCCACTGCTCTATGTCTCCTACGAGGTGTCAAGGGTAAACTTCATGAAGAGGAGAGAGTTTATGGCCGACGACACTGCACTAAGGCTACTCCCCACGCCCATGAGCCTCAAAAGAGCCCTCGAAGAGCTGAAGTACTACGAAGACCTGAGAACGGACGTAAAGATCAGCGCCCTGCCAAGCATTGAACCGAGCATAGAGAGGGATCAAGGGTCTAAATGGTCTTCCTTCGTCGAGACTCATCCCTCCTACGAAGAGAGGATAGTTAGGATCACAATGTACATTACAAACCTCAACAAACGCCTCCAGTGA
- a CDS encoding deoxycytidylate deaminase — protein MLRIEIKLDPEKAERIKKIRPTKDEYFMLIAKLVSLRATCPRLRVGAVAVKDGYILATGYNGAPRGMDHCIDVGCLMVDGHCHRAVHAEQNVIAMAARKGISLEGATLYVTHFPCDTCFKLLINAGIKEIVYEEMYPNEATEILLREAQEKGIVKIRQFKLKKERVRLFLEELFGEDF, from the coding sequence ATGTTAAGGATAGAGATAAAGCTTGATCCTGAGAAGGCCGAGAGGATAAAGAAGATCAGACCGACCAAAGACGAGTACTTCATGCTGATAGCCAAGCTCGTATCCCTCCGAGCGACATGCCCGAGGCTCAGGGTCGGAGCGGTTGCAGTGAAGGACGGCTACATTCTCGCGACCGGATACAACGGCGCGCCGAGAGGAATGGATCACTGCATTGACGTCGGCTGTCTGATGGTGGACGGGCACTGCCATAGAGCGGTACATGCCGAACAGAACGTCATTGCTATGGCGGCAAGGAAAGGGATAAGCCTCGAGGGGGCAACGCTTTACGTTACCCACTTCCCATGCGATACCTGCTTCAAGCTCCTCATAAACGCCGGCATCAAGGAGATAGTCTACGAGGAGATGTATCCCAACGAGGCAACCGAGATACTCCTGAGGGAAGCCCAGGAGAAGGGGATTGTGAAGATCAGACAGTTCAAGCTCAAAAAGGAAAGGGTAAGGCTGTTCCTGGAGGAGCTATTCGGAGAGGATTTCTAG
- a CDS encoding DUF2304 family protein has translation MYAAQVIALLVLAYLLLRIYRDYSNGRLDRQSVVSWAILILVFVVVAIFPIQVSQTIKGLLGLGRGLDALFVVSIGLMFFVVFDLYLKIDKTEREITELTRKVAIELEEINERLKKLEGKEGKS, from the coding sequence ATGTACGCGGCTCAGGTTATAGCACTGCTGGTGCTCGCATACCTCCTGCTGAGGATATACCGCGACTACTCTAACGGGAGACTTGACCGGCAGAGCGTTGTATCGTGGGCAATACTCATACTGGTGTTTGTAGTAGTGGCGATATTCCCCATCCAGGTATCACAGACGATAAAAGGTCTTTTGGGCCTTGGCAGAGGGCTTGATGCCCTTTTCGTGGTATCTATAGGCCTCATGTTCTTTGTCGTCTTTGACCTCTACCTGAAAATTGATAAAACGGAAAGGGAGATAACAGAGCTGACGAGAAAGGTTGCAATAGAACTCGAGGAGATCAACGAGAGGCTGAAGAAACTAGAGGGGAAAGAAGGGAAATCCTAA